One Anastrepha obliqua isolate idAnaObli1 chromosome 6, idAnaObli1_1.0, whole genome shotgun sequence DNA window includes the following coding sequences:
- the LOC129249810 gene encoding uncharacterized protein LOC129249810 — MQQLWKLKSPWDDEVPPGIKVHWELFNKQLPLLQTLKIPRYANIDIDTKLHAFADASTKAYGACVYAAWSDAYGEHSSLLCAKSRVAPTKGITLPRLELCAALMAAELMSAVNNILNLPGANVYCWSDSTIALAWIAGEPSRWNVFVANRVAKIQQLTKTFSWNHVPTDQNPADIVSRGACASELLRNTLWWHGPEFIQRSCDYWPSAVHVSQNELPEQRLQRTALIAIPTSDFISKHKRHPRH, encoded by the exons ATGCAACAACTGTGGAAGCTGAAGTCGCCATGGGATGATGAGGTCCCACCCGGGATCAAGGTTCATTGGGAACTATTCAATAAACAACTACCGCTTttacaaacattaaaaataccCAGGTATGCTAATATTGATATCGATACTAAACTTCACGCATTTGCAGATGCAAGCACTAAGGCATATGGagcatgtgtgtatgcagcATGGAGTGATGCATATGGTGAGCATTCGTCACTACTCTGTGCTAAATCTCGAGTGGCACCAACGAAAGGGATTACATTACCTAGGCTAGAACTTTGTGCAGCCCTAATGGCCGCAGAACTGATGTCAGCAGTTAACAACATACTCAATCTTCCTGGCGCAAATGTATACTGCTGGTCAGATAGCACAATTGCGCTTGCTTGGATAGCAGGTGAACCGTCGAGATGGAACGTTTTCGTGGCCAACAGGGTAGCAAAAATACAGCAATTAACGAAAACCTTTTCCTGGAATCACGTACCAACAGACCAGAATCCCGCTGATATTGTATCACGTGGAGCATGTGCCAGCGAACTTTTACGAAATACACTTTGGTGGCACGGACCAGAATTTATCCAACGGAGCTGTGATTATTGGCCTTCAGCAGTGCATGTATCACAAAACGAATTACCAGAACAGCGGCTTCAAAGAACTGCATTAATTGCTATTCCAACTTCTGACTTCATTAGTAAACACAA aagACATCCACGCCATTGA
- the LOC129250190 gene encoding uncharacterized protein LOC129250190 yields MYCDNATNFAGAESKLRELREAFLVQEEEILQYATDEGFIFAFIPPRAPHFDGLWEAAVESVKHLLVRAIVNALLTAEETAMLLVEIETLLNPRPLAPLSNNPNDGEALTPAHLLIGFPL; encoded by the coding sequence ATGTACTGCGACAACGCGACGAACTTTGCGGGAGCAGAGAGCAAGCTTAGGGAGCTCCGGGAAGCCTTTCTGGTACAGGAAGAGGAGATTCTCCAATACGCCACCGACGAAGGATTCATCTTCGCCTTCATACCTCCGAGGGCACCCCACTTCGACGGCCTGTGGGAAGCAGCAGTGGAGTCGGTCAAACATCTGCTGGTGCGCGCCATAGTCAACGCGCTGTTAACCGCCGAAGAAACCGCAATGCTTCTCGTCGAAATAGAAACGCTACTGAATCCCCGACCTCTCGCTCCACTCAGCAACAACCCCAACGACGGCGAGGCGCTAACGCCGGCGCATCTGCTAATCGGTTTCCCCTTGTGA
- the LOC129250189 gene encoding uncharacterized protein LOC129250189 yields MEPHNIPADTSPPSTIPFRESDSVHHEAGTPRTSQSVWSQGNDASAHLKTQNEYRIKVKQRQQILDRINIERILPHLSSISVHELEAKLSVLERQYESFHHLQSELELMNDEELNQPHRDTFDESFCAAKAIIVQRINVLNPARRETIFNSTAIASPSHRVNLPKLQLTKFKGHHRNWMDFYNMFLALVHNNSQLANIEKFQYLRSCLVDSAASLIQSFEVTDENYIKALDLLRSRYGNKRLIFQAHIQHIFEAQGETRLNASSMRAFIDVVNTNLRAVQSLASNQQVSDGILLHLVSSKLNTDTKAKWEKEVTHLFDQRSTAMSFQLPTREDLAKFLERRCQIADILEAG; encoded by the coding sequence ATGGAGCCTCACAATATACCTGCGGATACGTCACCACCATCAACAATCCCCTTTAGAGAAAGCGATTCAGTGCATCATGAGGCGGGAACACCACGAACTTCCCAATCCGTGTGGTCTCAGGGTAATGATGCGTCTGCTCATTTGAAAACGCAAAATGAGTACCGCATCAAGGTCAAACAGCGTCAACAAATTCTGGATAGAATCAACATCGAACGCATACTTCCGCATCTTAGCAGTATTTCCGTGCACGAGCTCGAGGCAAAATTGTCGGTACTGGAACGTCAGTACGAATCATTTCACCATCTACAATCAGAATTGGAGCTAATGAACGATGAAGAACTCAATCAACCACATCGGGATACATTCGATGAATCCTTTTGTGCAGCGAAGGCAATCATAGTGCAGCGCATAAATGTGCTTAACCCCGCACGCCGAGAAACTATATTCAACAGCACAGCGATTGCATCTCCGTCACATCGAGTCAACCTTCCGAAACTTCAACTCACGAAATTCAAAGGTCATCATCGAAATTGGATGGATTTTTACAACATGTTTTTAGCGCTCGTTCACAACAACAGCCAATTAGCAAACATCGAGAAGTTTCAGTACCTCCGATCATGTCTCGTCGACTCAGCAGCTAGCCTCATACAATCGTTTGAGGTGACCGATGAAAATTATATCAAGGCGTTGGATCTGTTACGGTCTAGATATGGAAACAAGCGGCTAATTTTCCAAGCTCATATCCAACATATTTTCGAAGCACAGGGAGAAACAAGGCTGAATGCATCATCGATGAGGGCGTTCATAGACGTCGTCAATACCAACTTACGAGCGGTGCAATCACTAGCTTCAAATCAGCAAGTATCAGATGGCATACTCTTGCATCTGGTATCCTCAAAGCTCAATACAGACACGAAGGCCAAGTGGGAGAAAGAGGTTACCCACTTGTTTGATCAGCGATCAACTGCCATGAGTTTTCAACTGCCCACTCGGGAGGACTTAGCAAAATTCTTAGAACGTCGTTGTcaaattgcagatattttggaAGCCGGGTAG